The Aureimonas populi genome includes the window GCCGAGTGGGCCTCGCACCGGCCGAAGGGGCCCCGGATTGCATTGGGACCGGGCACCCCGATACCCGAATGGTTCCCGTGGTATCGGCGGATGGCAATCGAAGCCGAGCGGCGGGCGGCGGCGGAGGTTGAACGGGTCCGCCGCGAGCGCGAGGCGCGTGGACCGCTGCGTCTCGCCGCGCTGGGGAACGTCCGGCCTGACGACGAGCCCGACCCGGAATGGGTCGCGAGAGGAGAACGCAATGATTCGAGCAGGTAGTTGGGTAGGAATTGGACGGCGAAGGGACGGGAATCGCCCTTTATGGGAGGGCGCAGGACGGCACGAAGATCGAGGGCGGGTATCTTTCCATCCCGATGAATTGTTGTGACGTGAGGGCATCGCACGACCGTTCTAGTCGGGCTTCAACGGTGGTTTGACTGCTCGTTGGAATGGAAACAATTCGAAACCGCTTTGAAGCGGACATACTGCGAGATGCTCAGCGCGGCGCTACCGGGAATTAAACACGCATCTTGGTGGCTTTTTCTATGCCATGTCTTCGACAGCGGGTCCGAACGTGTGATAACCATCGGACTTGAACCTATCAAATGACCGTGGCGTAAGGAGCAACGCATGGCAACTAGAATCTTCGACTTCGCACGGGTCGCGGATTGGGACGATCGTCTCGCTACCTTGGCTAGTATGGCAGAACCCGAAAGATGGAAAAACCTTCACCTTCTGGCCAAGAACCAGCATCCCGTTCTTGATCGATATCTTACTCACACGTTCATCAGAGCGTATGACCAGCAGAAGATTGTTATCGCGGATCAGGTCGCCTGTTTCAACACCGGCCTCCTTACACCTGGTCAGGAAGAAATCTTTGGCGTTTTCACCGTTTCCGATACCTATGATCGCGCTCAACCGATCTCGCCTGCGAACAAGAAGTGGTGGCTGAAGAGTTGGGCGAGATCCGGGGATAGGGTTCTGACGGACTTTATGGAATTGCCAAACCTGACCGAGTACTGGAACGATCCCAAAGACTTGATATTTGATCCGAAGTTGCAGGTCCAACTCAATCTTGATCATATCATCCGCGACAACCTGAACCGGTTTCCTGAGGAACTGGGGGGAAAGGTAGGAAAGGATGGAAAGCCGACCGACCTCGCTGAAGATGCTGCGGGCGACGATGATGATGACAACAACGTTGAAGATAATGGTCAGCAACGCCAAATT containing:
- a CDS encoding DUF3825 domain-containing protein yields the protein MATRIFDFARVADWDDRLATLASMAEPERWKNLHLLAKNQHPVLDRYLTHTFIRAYDQQKIVIADQVACFNTGLLTPGQEEIFGVFTVSDTYDRAQPISPANKKWWLKSWARSGDRVLTDFMELPNLTEYWNDPKDLIFDPKLQVQLNLDHIIRDNLNRFPEELGGKVGKDGKPTDLAEDAAGDDDDDNNVEDNGQQRQIPVAARNALEGAVKQSIRLAQRSYRLAVPQFYRGKIQLLLPLYLRDSSQPDLALTLERHGGWYRAATILYTDWAYSHARLLARPNSEWLGGFRTGVRDVD